In one Pelecanus crispus isolate bPelCri1 chromosome 12, bPelCri1.pri, whole genome shotgun sequence genomic region, the following are encoded:
- the LOC104039128 gene encoding urotensin-2 receptor-like, with the protein MEPNGTAAAGGNASAAAGEGGGPPGGGPLLIPSAFGTVLSVMYVAGVAGNVYTLVVMCHSARCAAPMYSSIVSLALADLLYLSTIPFIVCTYLAQDWYFGDLGCRILLSLDLLTMHASIFTLTLMCTERYLAVTRPLDTLKRSRGYRKVTAGAVWSVSLLLTLPMMLMVTLTEGGKAEGKVKRMCAPTWSVDAYRTYLTVLFSTSIMAPGIIIGFLYTRLARTYLESQRNPPHKEKSKRSPRQKVLIMIFSIVLVFWACFLPFWIWQLVRLYSSSLQLTTQTQKCINYLVTCLTYSNSCINPFLYTLLTKNYREYLRNRHRNFYRFTSSFRKRGSNLQCSWGRSMSSSNQYDYSSEALGMATLKDK; encoded by the coding sequence atGGAGCCCAAcgggacggcggcggcggggggcaacgcctcggcggcggcgggcgagggcGGGGGTCCCCCCGGGGGCGGCCCCCTGCTCATCCCCTCGGCCTTCGGGACCGTGCTGTCGGTGATGTACGTGGCCGGGGTGGCGGGCAACGTCTACACGCTGGTGGTGATGTGCCACTCGGCGCGCTGCGCCGCCCCCATGTACAGCTCCATCGTCAGCCTGGCCCTGGCCGACCTGCTCTACCTCTCCACCATCCCCTTCATCGTCTGCACCTACCTGGCCCAGGACTGGTACTTCGGGGACCTGGGGTGCCGCATCCTGCTCAGCCTGGACCTGCTCACCATGCACGCCAGCATCTTCACCCTCACCCTCATGTGCACCGAGCGCTACCTGGCTGTCACCCGGCCCCTGGACACCCTGAAGCGGTCGCGTGGCTACCGGAAGGTGACGGCGGGGGCCGTCTGGTCGGTCTCGCTGCTCCTTACTCTGCCCATGATGCTGATGGTCACGCTGACCGAGGGGGGCAAGGCAGAGGGCAAGGTGAAGAGGATGTGTGCGCCCACCTGGAGCGTGGATGCCTACCGGACCTACCTGACGGTGCTCTTCAGCACCAGCATCATGGCCCCGGGAATCATCATTGGCTTCCTCTACACGCGCCTGGCCAGGACCTACCTGGAGTCCCAGAGGAACCCCCCCCACAAGGAGAAGAGCAAGAGGTCCCCCCGGCAGAAGGTCCTCATCATGATTTTCAGCATCGTGCTGGTCTTCTGGGCCTGCTTCCTGCCATTTTGGATCTGGCAGCTGGTACGACTCtacagcagctccctgcagctcaccacccaaacccaaaagtGCATTAACTACCTGGTCACCTGCCTGACCTACAGCAACAGCTGCATCAACCCCTTCCTTTACACCCTGCTCACCAAAAACTACCGGGAATACCTGCGCAACAGGCACCGCAACTTCTACAGGTTCACATCCTCCTTTCGCAAGAGGGGCTCCAACCTGCAGTGCTCCTGGGGACGGTCCATGTCCTCCAGCAACCAGTACGACTACAGCTCGGAGGCCCTGGGCATGGCCACGCTGAAGGACaagtga